DNA sequence from the Sulfurimonas sp. HSL3-7 genome:
TTAAACGGTTGCTTCTAATGGGATTGACAGCTATTTGGGTCAAAATCTGTTATAAGATCGCATTTAGCTTGCAGGCAAAGTCTATAAGTGTATTGTCCCAGATGTGATAGCCGATACATTAGAGACTCTTATATGTTATCATCTGTATTCTCATTTACTTGCTATCGGAAACGACAAATATTTTTGTGCGTATTATGGGAACAAAGTGTTTATCAGAGGCAAGGCGTATAGTATAACCATATTGTTTTTCTGACATTTATGCTAGAATAAAATAACATATAATTTCACGCTTTGAACAAAAAAAATTTAATCTTCGTTTGAAAAAGTGTGTGTTTATGTTCAATCATAGAGGTGTAAATCTGTACAGATTGTTCTTGCAAATCTCTGAAACCACCTTTCTAGAATAATCAAGATTCAAAACAATTACACTACAAAGCAGTTTTAGGACTGTATAAAACTACACATATTTGCCTAACCTAAGGAGAATGAATGAAAGCTGTTGTCATGGCAGGCGGATTCGGAACCAGGATCCAACCACTTACTAACTCCCGGCCAAAACCGATGCTACCGATCATGAACAGACCGATGATGGAACATACGATGATGAGTCTCAAGGACCTCGGGATCACAGAGTTTATAGTCCTGCTTTATTTCAAGCCCGAGATCATCATGGAACACTTCGGAGACGGCAGCGATTTCGGCATCAAGATCACCTATGTCGTTCCCGATGACGACTACGGCACGGCCGGTGCCGTCAAATTGGCACAGGAACATATCGGCAACGACAACTTCATCATTATCAGCGGTGACCTGGTGACCAATTTTGATTTCCAGAAGATCTTCGACTATCACAAAGCGAAGCAGTCCAAACTGACCATCACCCTGACATCAGTCGACAATCCTCTGGAATTTGGCGTCGTGATCGCCAATGAAGAGGGTAAGATCGAGAAGTTCCTTGAAAAGCCGAGCTGGGGCGAGGTCTTCAGCGATACGATCAATACGGGTATATACGTGATCGAACCGGAGATCCTTGATTATATCCCAAGCCATGAAAACTTTGACTTTGCCAAAGACCTTTTTCCCCGCCTTATGCGTGAAGGTGTTGATCTTATAGCCGGGTATGCCGAAGGCTATTGGCGTGACGTTGGAAATCCCGAGAGCTACCGGGATGTGTATGAGGATATTCTCTCCGGAAAGGTCAAAGTCAAAATAGGCGGGCAAAAGCGTGCTTTTCCTGATGCCACCCTTTACAGCGAAGAAGAGTATGATCTCGACAAAAGTGTCGAACTCATCGGTACGGTCGTATTGGGAAAAAATGTCTCGATTGCACAAGGTGTCAAACTTAACAATGTGGTCATCGGTGACAATATCACCATCGGTCCGGAGAGCAAAGTCCGCAATAGCGTTATCTGGAACAATGTCAACATTGACCGCAATACGCTGCTTGACGGCTGTGTGATCTGCAATGACAACGAGATCGGCAAGAATGTCACGGCAAAGGCGGGATTGATCCTGGCAGAAGGGTGTGAGATCGGACAGTTGGTCACTGTGGAAAAAGATATCACGATCTGGCCGGACAAGATGATCGAAGAGGCTGCCATTATCAGTCACAATATGGTTTTAGGCAGCAGGTATAAAAATTCTATTTTTGAACACGGGATGGTTATCGGGCAGTCAAATGTCGAACTCTCGTGCGAGATGGCCACCAAACTGGCGGAGGCGCTTGCCACTCAGCTGTCGGTGGGTTCGACTGTTCTTGTCTCAAGGGATTATCATAAAAGCTCACGTATGCTCAAACGTGCCTTTATCGGCGGGCTGGTCTCGGCGGGTCTTGATGTCATCGACTACAGGGCTATTCCTTCGGCAATATTGCGCTGTAATCTTATAACGAAGGATGACTATGCGGCCGGTATCCATTTCCGCCAGAAGATCGATGATCCGACCAGTACCGTCATCACTTTTTACAACTGTGAAGCGCTGCGTATCAACAATGACGTTGCCAAAAAAGTGGAGAAGGCTTTTTTCAAAGAGACCTTCCGCCGTGTGGATTTTTCAAGGATCGGTCAGATCAAAGAGTCCGATCATGTGCATGAATACCGGGCTTATAAGAAATGTATGGCGGACTTGCTTCAGTCCCAATTGTTCAAAGATAATGAATGCAGGATCGCGGTCGATATGATGCACGGAATAGCGGCAGAAGTCTTCCCGGATATCTTAAATGATCTGGGTGTGCACAACATCATGTTTAATACGCATCCGGACGGGCATCGTCTGGCAAATATCAACACCATGAGCAAACAATCGAATGAGGATATGCGTGAAGTCATCAAAGCGCTTAAACTTGATGTCGGTTTTCTGCTTTACCCGTATGGACAGCGTCTCGATATCATGTGTGATCAGGGTGCATTGCTTGGAAAAGAGACCGCTTTGAATGTGGTCCTCTCTCTTCTGAATATGGAAGCAAAAGCGACAAAGACAACAAAACGTGTCTTCCTGCCGACATGGGCAGCAGATATTGTTGACTTTGACCACCTTGAAATCGCACGCGGACAGTACGTGAACTTCAATGCCGAACAGCTGAAAAAATATGATCTTGTGGCGACAGGCGAAGGGAACTTTGCCTTTACCGAATTTACGACGCACCGCGACTCGATGTACGCGACCTTGAAGATTCTTGAAATGATGTTAAAACACAATGTCAGACTTTCCGAGCTGATCGATTCACTTCCGAGCTTTTACTACCGTATGTTTCAGGCAAAATGTTCGCAGGCCTTTAAGGGCAAGATGATGCGTATGTTTCTTGAAGATGCCAGGGGCAAAGACTCCTCGACGCTTGACGGTGTCAAGATATGGCTGGATAAAAACGACTGGATACTGATGATCCCTGATCAGTACAGCGACCATCTCAACCTCTACATACAGGCCGAAAATGAGGAAAAAGGGGAGGCGATCCTTGCCGAATATACGGCCAAGATCGAGAAGTGGTCCAAGGCATAAGCGTGAGATGAGTTATATAACTCACTTCATTGCATAAGCTTTGATCGTCAGTATGCCTGCAAAAGAACTTACAAGAGCGATCATCACCCCTACGGCGATAAAAAAATGCTGCACGCCGAAATAGTTAACAAGCGGGTAAAAAATGATAGGCGAAAAAAACTGTCCCAGAAAGAGCGAGCTGGTCAGATAGCCCGAAGCTTTTACTCTTTTGGTATGGTGCGCTTTATGCAACATCCATGCGGCAATATTGGTCATCAAAATGCCGCCGCCGAAGCCCATCAGAGGCGAGGTGAAAAAGAAATACCTGACATGGTCGACAACGCCGATTAAAACAAACCCGATACTGATTATTCCCATGCCTATGAGGTAGATGGCCTCAAACGAGAACTTTCTTTTGAGTTTCGCAAAGGCGAGGGCACCCAGCGCGTTGAAGACAAAGGCCAGCGATATGACCGCGCCTGTTACCGTGCCGCTGGCTCCGAAATGGTTGATGATCAAAAAAGGCATCTGGGTGGGCAGGATGTAAAAGATGAGCATCAGCAAAAAAGCGAGGACATAGATGCCGAGCAGGTTGGGATTGAGATTTTCTTCAAGCGACTCATCGCTGTCTTTGCCGTATTCAACCAGAAACTTTACGACGAAAGGGACGAACACAAAACCGATCAGGTAGATACCGAAGGGAAAACGCCAGTTGAGATCGGAGAGAACCCCGCCGCCGACGACAAATATAACGCCGCCGACAGCGACAAAGGCACTTTGAAGCCCCATGAATCTGTGGCGTGCTTCGCCTTTGAAATAATCCCCTACGAGTGACGTCGAGACGATCATCAACACGGCAATGGCTACCCCGAGAAGTGCCCTGGAAAAGAGAAGGAGGTTCATCGTCTCCAGATAGAGTCCCGCACTCCCCGCAAGCGCAAACAGCAAAAGGGCAGAAACCGCCGCGTTTTTTCGTCCGGCCGCATGGATAATATGCCCTAAAAAAGGTGCCAGCAATGCGATTGAGAGGGAGGGAAGGGTGATCATCAGTCGTGACAAAAGATCAATATACTGTGTTGCAGTAAAGTATTCTTTGAGGTGGGGCAGGGTTGTAACGATCGCCACATTGGACATCATTGTCGTCATCGATATAAAAAGCAGTGTCTGCTTGGTTGGTTTGCTTATTTTGTGCAAAATAGTTCCTAAATATTCTATAGCAAACTGGGCGTTGCTTCGGCTCTTCACAGAGCGGGGTGGAAAATTATATAAAAGAGAATTATAGCTGTTTAAGAGAAGAGGAGGAAGAAACGGTTCCTGTATAGGGCCGTTACAATAGGATAGTGTTGCTTATAACGGGTGCGCTCAATATTCTCTGTTGATTTACACCGACGAACTCTGGACCCGGCAGGGAAAAATTTACTCTCTCTTCGTGATGCGTATCGCTTGGAAAGGAGCTGAATTCATGGTATGCTTAAGAGAAGAAATATTCTAGGAGTGCAGAATGGAGTACATCAGGTTTTTTGAAACGGTAGGTATTAACGATGTCGGACTAGTTGGCGGTAAAAATGCGAGTCTCGGTGAGATGTATCAACATCTGGCGAGTTTGGGGGTCAATGTTCCCAACGGTTTTTCGACGACGAAAGATGCCTATGACCTTCTGCTTTCTCAAAACGGCCTTTCGGAACGTATCGAAGCTCTGATCGGGGACCTGGATGTAACAAATGTCGCACAGCTGCAGTCATGCGGTAAAGCGGTGCGCGAACTTATCCTGAACGAGTCGCTTCCGTCTGAATTAGAGGCTGAGCTTGTTGAAGCCTACAGGGAACTTTCTAAGACCTACGGCAAGAAAGAGATCGATGTTGCCGTGCGCTCCTCGGCTACTGCGGAAGATCTTCCCGATGCCAGTTTTGCCGGACAGCAGGAGAGTTTTTTGAACGTCTGCGGTGAGTCAG
Encoded proteins:
- a CDS encoding sugar phosphate nucleotidyltransferase; translated protein: MKAVVMAGGFGTRIQPLTNSRPKPMLPIMNRPMMEHTMMSLKDLGITEFIVLLYFKPEIIMEHFGDGSDFGIKITYVVPDDDYGTAGAVKLAQEHIGNDNFIIISGDLVTNFDFQKIFDYHKAKQSKLTITLTSVDNPLEFGVVIANEEGKIEKFLEKPSWGEVFSDTINTGIYVIEPEILDYIPSHENFDFAKDLFPRLMREGVDLIAGYAEGYWRDVGNPESYRDVYEDILSGKVKVKIGGQKRAFPDATLYSEEEYDLDKSVELIGTVVLGKNVSIAQGVKLNNVVIGDNITIGPESKVRNSVIWNNVNIDRNTLLDGCVICNDNEIGKNVTAKAGLILAEGCEIGQLVTVEKDITIWPDKMIEEAAIISHNMVLGSRYKNSIFEHGMVIGQSNVELSCEMATKLAEALATQLSVGSTVLVSRDYHKSSRMLKRAFIGGLVSAGLDVIDYRAIPSAILRCNLITKDDYAAGIHFRQKIDDPTSTVITFYNCEALRINNDVAKKVEKAFFKETFRRVDFSRIGQIKESDHVHEYRAYKKCMADLLQSQLFKDNECRIAVDMMHGIAAEVFPDILNDLGVHNIMFNTHPDGHRLANINTMSKQSNEDMREVIKALKLDVGFLLYPYGQRLDIMCDQGALLGKETALNVVLSLLNMEAKATKTTKRVFLPTWAADIVDFDHLEIARGQYVNFNAEQLKKYDLVATGEGNFAFTEFTTHRDSMYATLKILEMMLKHNVRLSELIDSLPSFYYRMFQAKCSQAFKGKMMRMFLEDARGKDSSTLDGVKIWLDKNDWILMIPDQYSDHLNLYIQAENEEKGEAILAEYTAKIEKWSKA
- a CDS encoding MFS transporter; the protein is MHKISKPTKQTLLFISMTTMMSNVAIVTTLPHLKEYFTATQYIDLLSRLMITLPSLSIALLAPFLGHIIHAAGRKNAAVSALLLFALAGSAGLYLETMNLLLFSRALLGVAIAVLMIVSTSLVGDYFKGEARHRFMGLQSAFVAVGGVIFVVGGGVLSDLNWRFPFGIYLIGFVFVPFVVKFLVEYGKDSDESLEENLNPNLLGIYVLAFLLMLIFYILPTQMPFLIINHFGASGTVTGAVISLAFVFNALGALAFAKLKRKFSFEAIYLIGMGIISIGFVLIGVVDHVRYFFFTSPLMGFGGGILMTNIAAWMLHKAHHTKRVKASGYLTSSLFLGQFFSPIIFYPLVNYFGVQHFFIAVGVMIALVSSFAGILTIKAYAMK